The Candidozyma auris chromosome 1, complete sequence genome includes a region encoding these proteins:
- the APS3 gene encoding Aps3p — translation MIHSVLIFNADGVPRLIKFYTAVDVQTQRTLLRQVHSLIHKRTPQECSFITPPKLLEDLDDIKVIYRHYATLYFVFIVDDQESELGILDLIQVFVECLDKCFPNVCELDLVFGWQVLQTVLEEIVQGGMVIDTNISRIVAAVDDANSQRVTGVNGGSSTSRWLSLENGFGWRRP, via the exons ATGATTCATTCAGTTCTCATAT TCAACGCAGATGGCGTTCCCCGTCTCATAAAATTCTACACAGCGGTGGATGTACAGACTCAAAGAACTTTACTCAGACAAGTACATCTGCTCATACACAAAAGAACTCCACAAGAATGCTCATTCATCACACCTCCTAAATTGCTTGAGGACTTGGACGATATCAAAGTTATCTACAGACACTATGCCACATTATACTTCGTGTTTATAGTGGACGACCAAGAGTCAGAGCTAGGCATACTCGATTTGATCCAGGTGTTTGTGGAGTGTTTAGATAAGTGCTTCCCCAATGTTTGCGAGCTAGACTTGGTTTTTGGCTGGCAGGTTCTTCAGactgttcttgaagagattgttcAGGGCGGAATGGTCATAGACACCAATATTCTGCGAATTGTTGCCGCTGTGGATGACGCCAATAGCCAAAGGGTGACTGGAGTAAACGGTGGAAGCTCCACTCTGCGCTGGCTCTCACTCGAGAATGGCTTTGGCTGGAGGCGGCCCTGA
- a CDS encoding kynureninase, with product MASSEQLPTFKPLFQVPTFKSLGLDPPAGFHDESSSVYLAGNSLGLMPKATRQALADELDAWGARGVESHFNHPGERAGKTSWVDIDLPLVQPLAKLVGATEKEVAAMGTLTSNLNALLTSFYKPSGKRTKIMFERHAFPSDYYAFLNMVKLHGYDESHLIQLAVAPGKHYLETEEIIEVIEKEGDEIAVICFPGVQYYTGQFFKIPEITAAAQKKGIVVGWDLAHAVGNVPLKLHEWNVDFAVWCSYKYLNSGPGGIAGIFVHERHTKNNSKVNYPPRLAGWWGNNAAERFKMLEVFDPINSALSYRQSNPSVIDCVALKSSLDVFELAGGLDNLRKTSVSLTGCLLTLLKGSKYYIEDPSDNASLGFKILTPCEESERGCQLSVLFQPHDDDRSKNVMEQVNEYLHKHAIICDERRPDVIRIAPTPLYNTLEDVRVVVKRIVEALDELSRS from the coding sequence ATGGCCTCCTCAGAGCAGTTACCGACTTTCAAACCTTTATTTCAGGTCCCCACTTTCAAAAGTTTAGGACTCGATCCACCTGCTGGCTTCCATGATGAGTCCTCCTCCGTTTACCTTGCTGGTAACTCTTTGGGCCTCATGCCAAAGGCTACCAGACAAGCTTTGGCCGATGAGCTAGATGCCTGGGGAGCAAGAGGTGTAGAATCGCATTTCAATCATCCTGGGGAAAGAGCTGGGAAAACTTCGTGGGTCGACATTGACCTTCCGCTAGtgcagccattggcaaAACTTGTGGGGGCAACAGAAAAGGAAGTAGCAGCCATGGGTACCTTGACCTCCAACTTGAACGCGTTGCTCACATCTTTTTACAAGCCAAGTGGTAAGAGAACAAAGATCATGTTCGAGAGACACGCATTTCCCTCAGACTACTACGCTTTTCTCAATATGGTCAAGTTGCATGGCTATGACGAAAGTCATTTGATTCAACTTGCGGTCGCTCCTGGGAAGCATTATTTAGAGACGGAGGAAATAATAGAAGTGATAGAGAAGGAAGGCGACGAAATAGCCGTTATTTGTTTTCCTGGTGTTCAATACTACACTGGccagttcttcaagatacCTGAAATCAcagctgctgctcaaaAGAAGGGAATTGTAGTCGGCTGGGACTTGGCTCATGCCGTGGGTAATGTGCCCCTAAAACTTCATGAATGGAATGTGGATTTTGCCGTATGGTGCTCCTATAAATATCTCAATTCGGGCCCCGGAGGCATTGCAGGGATATTCGTACACGAGCGCCACACAAAGAACAACTCAAAAGTGAATTATCCTCCAAGACTCGCTGGATGGTGGGGGAATAATGCTGCTGAAAGATTTAAGATGCTTGAAGTCTTTGACCCAATCAACTCTGCCCTCTCCTATCGTCAATCTAATCCGCTGGTGATTGACTGTGTTGCATTGAAGAGCtctcttgatgtttttgaacTAGCGGGAGGGTTGGACAATCTTAGAAAAACTAGTGTTTCTTTGACTGGCTGCTTGCTAACGCTTTTGAAGGGCAGCAAATACTACATCGAAGATCCGCTGGACAATGCACTGTTGGGattcaagatcttgactccatgtgaagaaagtgagagAGGATGTCAACTTTCAGTGTTATTCCAACCGCATGATGACGACAGAAGCAAGAATGTTATGGAACAGGTAAACGAGTACTTACACAAGCATGCAATCATTTGCGACGAGAGGAGACCCGATGTTATTCGTATTGCACCCACACCATTGTACAATACTCTTGAGGATGTGAGAGTCGTGGTAAAGAGAATAGTTGAGGCTTTAGATGAGCTTTCGAGAAGCTAG